DNA sequence from the Streptomyces sp. CA-210063 genome:
GGGTTGAAGAAGTGCATGCCGATGACCTGCGCGGGCCGCTCGGTGACGACGGCGAGATCGACGATGGGGATCGAGGAGGTGTTGGTGGCCAGGACCGCCGAAGGGTCTTCGACCGCCTTGTCCAGCGTGCGCAGCACCTCGGTCTTGATGTCGCGGTTCTCGGCGACGGCCTCGATGACGAACTGGCGGTCGGCCATGTCGCTGAGGTCATGGGTGAAGGAAAGCCTGGCGAGGGCCTGGTCCCGCTGATCCTCGCCGAGCTTCCCGCGCCGTACGCCTCGGTCGAGGGAGGCGGTGATCCGGCGGCGGCCCGCCTCGACCGCGTCCGGTGTGGCTTCGGCGACGCGGACGTCGATACCGCTGCGGGCGGCGACTTCGGCGATGCCGGAGCCCATGAGGCCGCATCCGACGACGCCGAGACGGGTAACGGGATGCATCTGAGGTCCTTTTCGATGAGTCGCTGCGGGGTGGTTCCGGGGCCGGGTCAGACGTTGCGGCGGTACTGGCCGCCCACCTCGAAGAAGGCCTCGGTGATCTGCTGAAGTGAGCAGACCCGGGTCGCGTCCATGAGGACGGCGAAGACATTGCGGCCGCTCGTCGCCGCGTCTTTGAGAGCGGCCAGGGCGTGGTGGGCCTCGTCGCGGTGGTGCGTCCGGAAGGCCCGCACACGCTCCAGCTGGGACTGCTTCTCCGCCTCGGTGGCCCGGGCGAGTTCCAGCTCCGGGGGCCGGCTGTCGCCGCCGGGGCGGAGGAAGGTGTTGACGCCGATGATGGGCAGTGTGCCGTCGTGCTTGCGCTGCTCGTACAGCATCGACTCGTCCTGGATACGGCCCCGCTGGTAGCCGGTCTCCATCGCGCCCAGTACACCACCGCGCTCGCTGATGCGCTCGAACTCCTTCAGGACGGCCTCCTCCACCAGGTCCGTGAGTTCGTCGATGACGAACGAGCCCTGGAGGGGGTTCTCGTTCATCGCCAGGCCCCACTCGCGGTTGATGACGAGCTGGATCGCCAGCGCCCGCCGTACCGACTCCTCGGACGGGGTGGTGACGGCCTCGTCGTAGGCGTTGGTGTGCAGCGAGTTGGCGTTGTCGTAGATGGCCGTGAGGGCCTGGAGGGTGGTGCGGATGTCGTTGAAGTCCATCTCCTGGGCGTGCAGGGAGCGTCCGGAGGTCTGGACGTGGTACTTCAGCTTCTGACTGCGTTCGCCCGCCCCGTACTTCTCCTTCATCGCGACGGCCCAGATACGGCGGGCGACCCGGCCGAGGACGGAGTACTCGGGGTCCATGCCGTTGGAGAAGAAGAACGACAGGTTCGGGGCGAAGTCGTCGATGCGCATGCCCCGGGCCAGGTAGGCCTCGACGTAGGTGAAGCCGTTGGCGAGGGTGAAGGCGAGCTGGCTGATGGGGTTCGCGCCCGCTTCGGCGATGTGGTAGCCGGAGATGGACACGGAGTAGAAGTTGCGGACCTTGTGCTCGATGAACCACTCCTGGATGTCGGCCATCATCCGCAGGGAGAACTCGGTGGAGAACAGGCAGGTGTTCTGCCCCTGGTCCTCCTTGAGGATGTCGGCCTGCACGGTGCCGCGCACGTTCGCGAGCGCGTGCGCCCGCAGTTCGGCCGCCTCCTCCGGCGAGGGGTCACGGCCCTCGGCGGCTCGGAACCCTTCCGTCTGCTGGTCGATGGCGGTGTTGAGGAAGAACGCCAGGACGGTCGGAGCGGGTCCGTTGATGGTCATGGAGACCGAGGTGGTGGGCGAGATCAGGTCGAAGCCGTCGTAGAGCGCCTTCATGTCCGCCTGCGTGGCCACCGACACCCCGGACGTGCCGACCTTGCCGTAGATGTCGGGGCGTTCGTCCGGGTCCCGGCCGTAGAGCGTGACCGAGTCGAAGGCGGTGGACAGGCGGGTGGCCGGCTGGCCCTCGGAGAGCAGCTTGAAGCGCCGGTTCGTACGGAACGGATCGCCCTCACCGGCGAACATCCGCGCCGGGTCCTCGCCGTCGCGCTTGAAGGGGAACACCCCGGCCGTGAAGGGGAAGTGGCCGGGCAGGTTCTCCCCGCGCCAGAACCGCACCAGCTCCCCGTGGTCGGTGAAACGGGGCAGGGCGACGCGCGGGACCTTGTTGCCGGACAGGGACTCGCGGGTCAGCCTGGTACGGATCTCCTTGTCCCGGACCTT
Encoded proteins:
- a CDS encoding 3-hydroxybutyryl-CoA dehydrogenase, with amino-acid sequence MHPVTRLGVVGCGLMGSGIAEVAARSGIDVRVAEATPDAVEAGRRRITASLDRGVRRGKLGEDQRDQALARLSFTHDLSDMADRQFVIEAVAENRDIKTEVLRTLDKAVEDPSAVLATNTSSIPIVDLAVVTERPAQVIGMHFFNPVPVQRLVELIPTLLTGADTVLRTRGFAEQLGKQAIQAPDRSGFVVNALLVPYLLSAVRMVESGSARPEDIDRGMELGCAHPMGPLRLLDLIGLDTAQAVAESMYEEFKEPLYAPPALLRRMVAAGHLGRKSGRGFHTYDA
- the icmF gene encoding fused isobutyryl-CoA mutase/GTPase IcmF, which codes for MSDPHRPVHPVRLVTASALFDGHDASINIMRRIFQSQGAEVIHLGHNRSVREVVDAALEEDAHGVAVSSYQGGHVEYFEYLVESLRAQGARHIRVVGGGGGVIVPEEIARLRDSGVTIFSPEDGQRMGLAGMVNSVVKDCDFDLWDDRPADAAAVLAGDRFAIARAITGAELGKLPPDLLEQLRAASTARVVPVLGITGTGGSGKSSLTDELVRRFRVDQQDKLRIAVIAVDPTRRRGGGALLGDRIRMNSLDGNRVFFRSLATRGGHELPEHLSDVIDVVKAAGFDLVVVETPGIGQGDAAIVPFVDTSLYVMTPEFGAASQLEKIDMLDFADVVAINKFERRGAKDALRDVGRQLVRNREAFDKRPEDMPVYGTSAATFNDDGVTALYQHLRMSLAERGLPLSEGALAPVDVRHSSGIRQVVPADRVRYLAEITDTVRAYHAETGRLAEAARRVQRLEAVGAELVAADSDATNVRSLLDDARKQLPHHITERIENWPAVIASYSGDEQVVKVRDKEIRTRLTRESLSGNKVPRVALPRFTDHGELVRFWRGENLPGHFPFTAGVFPFKRDGEDPARMFAGEGDPFRTNRRFKLLSEGQPATRLSTAFDSVTLYGRDPDERPDIYGKVGTSGVSVATQADMKALYDGFDLISPTTSVSMTINGPAPTVLAFFLNTAIDQQTEGFRAAEGRDPSPEEAAELRAHALANVRGTVQADILKEDQGQNTCLFSTEFSLRMMADIQEWFIEHKVRNFYSVSISGYHIAEAGANPISQLAFTLANGFTYVEAYLARGMRIDDFAPNLSFFFSNGMDPEYSVLGRVARRIWAVAMKEKYGAGERSQKLKYHVQTSGRSLHAQEMDFNDIRTTLQALTAIYDNANSLHTNAYDEAVTTPSEESVRRALAIQLVINREWGLAMNENPLQGSFVIDELTDLVEEAVLKEFERISERGGVLGAMETGYQRGRIQDESMLYEQRKHDGTLPIIGVNTFLRPGGDSRPPELELARATEAEKQSQLERVRAFRTHHRDEAHHALAALKDAATSGRNVFAVLMDATRVCSLQQITEAFFEVGGQYRRNV